One genomic window of Aliiroseovarius sp. M344 includes the following:
- a CDS encoding ester cyclase, translating into MGDIFFQAEKQLVRDYNAQLDAASVDDMKAVQERFIAPKYLWRGFHPFHEIRDPQNVVDRFWSPLKIALTHMQRRIDVFMAGENSIEGHGGVWVVSMGHLMGLFDQPWLGIPPTGKIAMLRYCEFHRVEGGKITETAMFFDIPHLMMQAGLQPFPPQTAAHLVQPGPMTHDGLMYDEQDPKEGHKTLAAIDHMVNDIKTWRGGVEEPLVDELRRSWNEDMIWWGPAGIGATYTIERYAQQHSGPFRAGLKDRTFNGHICRIAEGHYGGFFGWPNLTLTPSGGFMGMPATGKPGDMRVIDIYRRDGDKLTENWIFIDLLHFWNMQGIDVLARTTGISARQETGANGATK; encoded by the coding sequence ATGGGCGACATCTTCTTTCAGGCTGAAAAACAACTGGTTAGGGATTACAACGCCCAACTAGACGCAGCCTCGGTTGACGACATGAAAGCAGTGCAAGAACGTTTCATCGCACCCAAATACCTTTGGCGCGGCTTTCACCCGTTCCACGAGATTCGTGATCCCCAGAACGTTGTGGATCGGTTCTGGAGTCCACTCAAGATTGCTCTAACCCACATGCAACGCCGCATCGATGTGTTTATGGCAGGTGAGAATTCCATCGAGGGTCACGGTGGCGTCTGGGTTGTTTCTATGGGTCATCTGATGGGGCTTTTCGATCAACCATGGTTGGGCATTCCACCCACAGGCAAAATTGCCATGCTGCGTTATTGTGAATTTCATCGGGTCGAAGGTGGCAAGATCACAGAAACAGCGATGTTCTTCGATATTCCTCATTTGATGATGCAAGCAGGACTCCAACCATTCCCTCCGCAAACAGCGGCACATCTGGTGCAGCCCGGCCCGATGACTCATGACGGCCTCATGTATGACGAGCAAGACCCTAAAGAGGGTCACAAGACGCTGGCCGCCATCGACCATATGGTAAATGACATCAAGACATGGCGCGGTGGTGTTGAGGAACCTCTGGTCGACGAATTACGCCGTAGTTGGAACGAGGATATGATCTGGTGGGGGCCCGCCGGGATTGGCGCGACATACACGATCGAACGATATGCCCAGCAGCACTCTGGACCCTTCCGCGCGGGCCTGAAGGACCGGACTTTTAATGGCCATATCTGCCGTATCGCCGAAGGCCACTATGGCGGATTCTTTGGCTGGCCGAACCTGACACTCACACCGTCCGGGGGCTTCATGGGTATGCCGGCCACAGGAAAACCCGGCGACATGCGGGTGATTGATATCTATCGGCGCGATGGCGACAAACTCACCGAGAACTGGATTTTCATCGACCTTCTGCACTTTTGGAACATGCAAGGTATCGACGTGCTGGCTCGCACAACCGGCATTTCTGCAAGACAAGAAACCGGCGCAAACGGGGCCACAAAATGA
- a CDS encoding amidohydrolase family protein, with protein sequence MIDAHHPLWDLSAVYYPWLIARGVKRFFGDPTPIQRDYLLDEFRADASPLGFTGSVHIQVGAEDGLAEARWVQSVADANPDWPMKQVVFCDLTAPDLNQKLDAFQHLPSVVGVRQIVGRAPEEDAATGTNDLLDNPKFAEGLRETGARGLSFDLQLIPELMGKTAKVLEKSPETKVALCHAGSPHDRSAQGLVYWAEQLQHLSALPHVYCKLSGLGMFDYNWTTESIRPIVETCLEQFGADRCMFGSNFPVDKLYSDYAAVVDSCRRIVSQSHQNLVFRETAACFYSFS encoded by the coding sequence ATGATCGACGCGCATCATCCCCTGTGGGACTTATCCGCTGTTTACTATCCGTGGCTCATAGCACGCGGAGTGAAGCGGTTCTTTGGCGACCCGACACCTATACAACGCGACTATCTGTTGGATGAGTTCCGTGCTGACGCATCTCCCCTCGGCTTTACGGGTTCGGTGCATATTCAGGTTGGTGCGGAAGATGGTTTGGCCGAAGCCCGCTGGGTTCAATCTGTGGCTGACGCCAACCCGGATTGGCCGATGAAACAGGTGGTGTTCTGTGATCTGACTGCGCCTGATCTGAACCAGAAACTGGATGCGTTTCAACATCTGCCGTCGGTGGTCGGCGTGCGCCAGATCGTCGGGCGCGCACCCGAAGAGGACGCGGCAACTGGGACGAACGACCTGCTGGACAATCCCAAATTTGCGGAGGGGTTGCGAGAGACTGGTGCCCGCGGGTTGAGTTTTGATCTGCAGTTGATCCCCGAACTGATGGGGAAAACAGCGAAGGTTTTGGAGAAATCGCCCGAAACCAAGGTCGCGTTGTGTCACGCGGGGTCTCCACATGACCGGTCAGCCCAAGGACTAGTTTACTGGGCCGAGCAATTGCAGCACCTCTCGGCCTTACCGCACGTGTACTGCAAACTCTCCGGCCTAGGGATGTTCGATTACAATTGGACGACCGAAAGCATTCGGCCGATCGTGGAAACCTGCCTGGAGCAGTTCGGCGCAGACCGCTGCATGTTTGGGTCGAATTTCCCGGTGGACAAACTCTATTCGGACTATGCAGCGGTCGTCGACTCATGTCGTAGAATCGTATCCCAATCACATCAAAACTTAGTGTTTAGAGAAACAGCTGCGTGTTTCTATTCGTTTTCGTAG
- the kdsA gene encoding 3-deoxy-8-phosphooctulonate synthase, whose protein sequence is MTDVAVGKVRIGNTRPLTIIAGPCQLEGQEHAMMIAEKMARICEGCGVGYVFKGSFDKANRTSLSGQRGLGLEEGLQVLAAVREQVGVPVLTDVHLPEQCAEVASVVDVLQIPAFLCRQTDLLVAAAKAGKPINVKKGQFLAPWDMDHAVGKITGSGNSQVMLTERGTSFGYNTLVTDMRALPQLAASGFPVIMDATHAVQMPGGQGASSGGQREFAPVLARAAVAIGIAGVFIETHPDPDNAPSDGPNMIPLDQMAQLVADLAAFDRLAKERPLQR, encoded by the coding sequence ATGACGGATGTGGCCGTTGGAAAAGTGCGGATCGGCAACACCCGCCCGTTAACAATCATAGCGGGGCCCTGCCAATTGGAAGGGCAGGAGCATGCTATGATGATCGCCGAAAAGATGGCGCGCATCTGCGAGGGTTGCGGCGTCGGCTATGTCTTTAAAGGGTCTTTCGACAAGGCCAACCGAACCTCTCTGTCTGGGCAGCGGGGGCTTGGACTGGAAGAAGGTCTTCAGGTTCTCGCGGCGGTGAGGGAGCAGGTGGGAGTACCAGTTCTGACGGATGTGCATTTGCCAGAACAATGTGCAGAAGTCGCAAGCGTCGTCGACGTCCTTCAAATCCCAGCTTTTTTGTGCCGGCAAACCGATCTTCTGGTGGCCGCTGCCAAAGCTGGTAAACCGATCAACGTCAAGAAGGGCCAGTTTCTTGCCCCTTGGGACATGGACCACGCGGTCGGGAAAATCACCGGATCTGGTAATTCGCAAGTGATGTTGACCGAACGGGGTACCTCTTTCGGCTACAATACCCTTGTCACAGATATGCGCGCTTTGCCGCAATTGGCGGCGTCGGGTTTTCCCGTGATCATGGACGCGACCCACGCAGTGCAAATGCCGGGCGGGCAGGGGGCTTCGTCTGGTGGCCAGAGGGAGTTTGCGCCGGTCCTTGCGCGCGCGGCCGTCGCGATCGGCATTGCAGGTGTGTTCATCGAAACCCATCCAGATCCGGACAATGCACCGTCTGATGGGCCGAATATGATCCCTTTGGACCAGATGGCGCAATTGGTTGCCGATCTGGCGGCTTTTGACCGACTGGCCAAGGAAAGACCATTGCAGAGATGA
- a CDS encoding phosphomannomutase/phosphoglucomutase, which yields MTMRLCPSGFREYDARWRYPDDIDLIGLQAVGLGLGTQLMRHGKGPQIIVGHDYRSYSTAVKNALSDGLIQAGAHVLDIGMSLSPMAYFARSHLNVGAVAMVTASHNPNGWAGIKVGFDDPCTHGSDAMMELKNIVLAQDFRRSEGGKIESVEGVKEAYLKDLVYGISIRRPLRVVCATGNGTAGAFAPDLLRRLGIEVIERHCVLDHSFPNYNPNPEAVEMLSDIGAAVRESAADFGVGLDGDGDRIGVVDDAGNPVFADKLGLVLARNLAGEKPGARFLVDVKSTGLFTTDPVLSSHNAVVEYGKTGHSFVKQRLKDTGALAAFEKSGHFYFGAPIGRGYDCGLRAIVELCKLMDHHAAKTLAALVEELQPSWNSPTLSPACPDDQKYQVIKHLIERFRQIQTRGDLIAGRKIANIQTINGARVQLEDGAWALVRASSNTPNLVVVCESFTGKADLRAIFADIDNILCEEPMIGAYDQTFQD from the coding sequence ATGACAATGCGCTTATGCCCCAGCGGTTTTCGTGAATACGACGCTCGCTGGCGTTATCCTGACGACATTGATCTGATTGGCTTGCAGGCGGTTGGCCTTGGCCTTGGGACACAGCTGATGCGCCACGGCAAGGGGCCGCAGATAATCGTCGGGCATGACTATCGAAGCTATTCCACTGCCGTGAAAAATGCGCTGTCGGATGGATTGATTCAAGCCGGGGCACATGTCCTCGATATTGGCATGAGCTTATCACCGATGGCCTATTTTGCGCGGTCCCACCTGAATGTCGGCGCAGTTGCGATGGTGACGGCCAGCCACAATCCAAATGGTTGGGCAGGTATTAAGGTCGGATTTGACGACCCTTGCACACATGGCTCTGACGCGATGATGGAGCTAAAGAACATCGTCCTGGCACAAGATTTCCGCCGTTCCGAAGGTGGAAAGATCGAGTCTGTGGAGGGTGTGAAAGAAGCCTACCTGAAGGATCTGGTTTATGGCATATCGATTAGGCGTCCGCTTCGCGTGGTCTGTGCCACGGGCAACGGAACAGCCGGAGCCTTCGCGCCTGACCTGCTGCGGCGGCTGGGTATAGAGGTGATCGAGCGGCATTGTGTGCTGGATCACAGTTTCCCGAACTACAACCCGAATCCAGAAGCCGTTGAAATGCTCAGTGATATAGGCGCGGCTGTCCGGGAAAGCGCGGCCGATTTCGGTGTGGGCCTGGACGGTGATGGTGACCGGATCGGCGTCGTTGATGATGCAGGGAACCCTGTTTTTGCTGACAAATTGGGGCTGGTGTTGGCACGTAACTTGGCGGGAGAGAAGCCAGGCGCGCGGTTCCTAGTGGACGTAAAATCCACCGGCCTTTTCACGACCGACCCTGTCCTGTCGTCTCACAATGCAGTGGTCGAATACGGCAAGACTGGCCATAGTTTTGTGAAGCAACGGCTGAAGGATACGGGCGCGCTGGCCGCTTTCGAGAAGTCGGGCCATTTTTACTTTGGGGCTCCGATTGGGCGCGGCTATGACTGCGGTTTGCGTGCTATTGTCGAGCTCTGCAAATTGATGGATCACCACGCTGCCAAAACCCTCGCAGCGCTGGTAGAGGAGCTTCAACCAAGCTGGAACTCCCCAACCCTCTCCCCAGCCTGTCCGGACGATCAGAAGTATCAGGTGATCAAGCATTTGATAGAGAGGTTTCGGCAGATCCAAACTCGCGGTGACCTAATTGCGGGCCGAAAAATCGCAAACATACAAACCATTAATGGCGCGCGTGTTCAGCTAGAAGACGGCGCTTGGGCGCTTGTTCGAGCGTCCTCAAACACCCCCAATCTTGTCGTCGTTTGCGAAAGTTTCACCGGCAAGGCCGACCTTCGCGCCATCTTCGCTGACATCGACAACATCCTGTGCGAGGAGCCGATGATCGGCGCTTATGATCAGACATTTCAGGATTAG